A stretch of the Arachis stenosperma cultivar V10309 chromosome 6, arast.V10309.gnm1.PFL2, whole genome shotgun sequence genome encodes the following:
- the LOC130932515 gene encoding uncharacterized protein C594.04c-like, protein MQGGKRRSSSKRYTNKCASLVKEQRARLYILRRCATMLLCCFVILKDEMGQILRTKYFIVNTMGNVKNIIIAFLAPLPSILFYLSFLNHYHYSPTSHHPSLWKWCYDHPLLLANVLFFFNVNVLFWLVALLQSSHWMIDPYWTVIPVILVHYYASHPVAQYDWWRSRILMVLTWVWSMRLLHNYLRRENWQWGQREDWRFTEMARQYGTHWWWASFLAIYLPHQIFLIALSLPMYVVHSSVDQPLTMWDMVALLLCVSGIAIAYLADTQLHNFVKLREGGEAVVPVLETGLWYYSRHPNYFGEQVWWWGVFVFAWSMGHGWTFVGAFTNSMCLAYVTKLVEDRMLKQGYRTEAYTLYQRTTSVWVPWFKSHHLKTKNA, encoded by the exons ATGCAAGGAGGAAAAAGAAGATCATCGTCAAAGCGATATACCAACAAGTGTGCTTCTTTGGTTAAGGAGCAGCGTGCTCGTCTCTACATCCTACGCCGCTGTGCCACCATGCTTCTCTGTTG TTTTGTAATCCTAAAAGATGAGATGGGTCAAATTCTGCG AACTAAGTACTTCATTGTAAACACAATGGGTAATGTGAAGAATATCATCATAGCGTTCTTGGCACCCCTTCCATCCATCCTCTTCTACCTCTCATTCCTCAACCACTATCACTACTCACCCACTTCACACCATCCATCTCTCTGGAAATGGTGCTATGACCACCCGCTCCTGTTAGCAAATGTGCTCTTCTTTTTCAACGTCAACGTCCTCTTTTGGCTCGTTGCTCTCCTCCAGTCCAGCCACTGG ATGATTGACCCGTATTGGACAGTGATACCGGTGATTCTTGTTCATTACTACGCATCTCACCCTGTGGCTCAATACGATTGGTGGAGGTCGAGGATCCTGATGGTGCTGACATGGGTGTGGAGTATGAGGCTCCTTCACAACTACTTGAGGCGAGAGAATTGGCAATGGGGTCAGAGGGAGGATTGGCGCTTCACTGAAATGGCCCGCCAATACGGAACCCATTGGTGGTGGGCTTCCTTCTTAGCCATCTACCTTCCTCACCAGATCTTTCTCATTGCATTATCCCTCCCCATGTATGTTGTCCACTCATCCGTGGATCAGCCTCTCACCATGTGGGACATGGTAGCGCTTCTTCTCTGTGTATCCGGCATTGCCATCGCCTACCTTGCAGACACACAGCTCCACAACTTTGTGAAGCTAAGAGAAGGTGGCGAAGCAGTGGTTCCTGTCCTTGAGACTGGGCTGTGGTATTATTCACGCCATCCAAATTACTTCGGGGAGCAGGTGTGGTGGTGGGGGGTATTTGTGTTTGCATGGAGCATGGGACATGGATGGACCTTTGTAGGAGCATTCACCAATAGCATGTGCTTGGCTTATGTCACAAAGCTTGTGGAGGATCGAATGCTGAAGCAAGGTTACAGAACAGAGGCTTATACCCTTTATCAGCGAACAACTTCGGTTTGGGTGCCTTGGTTCAAGTCACACCACCTTAAAA